The DNA segment TACCACCTAGCAAAAATGaatatgataaataatgtatatttaGCTAGTATTTAGTTACGTTACTCTTTTATCATCTTTAGCAAAGTTAGTTATGTATCAATTCATAGTTTTTATTGGGTTTTCTTTCCTCACGCGTGATCCGTATTCATTTGTGCAGGAAAACCCTGTTTAGTAGTGTTGTGATTGATATGCTGATTTATACAGTACATGGCATTTAAACCAAGCTGATATCCAGCCAGAGGAGCGCTACCGTAGTTAGCCGCTCTCTCTATCTAGCATAATGTGCACCTGCAACTATTTATGCTGAAAAATGCTGGCCGGGAGTGGGCTGGGCCTGCTCACAGAGGAGGGGACGCGAAGAGGGGTTTGAGAGAGGTCTGGAGCAGTGGCTACTGTCTGAAAGGTTAATAGGCTACAGAGGACATGTAAGTTCTTGAGGCCTTGATTTCACTGTTAAATCAATAATAACAAGACAGTATGTACATGTATTTGAATTCAGTGGggctacattattattattattattattataattgttcTTTTGTTCTAGCTCCAACATGTTAAGAGAGCATTTAAAGAGTGTTTTAGTAGTTGCATGAGATTTTAGCTGAAGACAGGTAGTATGGACGTAATGTTATTAGAGAAAGGAGATTCAGCATGTtcgttttaaaaaaaaaaaaaaggtttgagaGGAAACGGGTACAAGTCGAAGGGTTTTTGTGAAGTTTTTTCGTGGAAAAGGAAAGCATGTGCAAAATGGAGGAAATTGCTAGAAGTCTGGATTGATGAATGATAGAGAAATGATTGCGGGGATGTTAACTTTAGCTATATAACGATTCTGCAGTTGTACGTTACTTGAGTgacacaggaggaggaaaaggaggaggaggaagaatccTCTGGGTTCAGTTTGTCTTTGCTGCAGTTTCTCCTGTTATCAGTTTTACCATTTAAcctttttaagtttattttttgcagagagagagagagggaggatagGAACAATATTGATGCACTTTTGAAACACACTCCTTAAAAATGGTAAGGGGATAGTGGTCGAGGAGAGTTTGTGGGTTATTAGGgtcttcattttaaatttttttttggtttgtttttttgttagttttttcgTTTCAGttctagttttttttcttttaagttaTTTGATTCTTTTGGGGCTGGATTCCCATGGGGTGACGCACATTGTCTTGAAAGCTACGCCCCGACAGGTGTGTAGAATATTCcatgtttataatataatagtatataaactaaaaaaaaccaaGTCAAGTGTAgacttagattttttttttttttagtttgtttatttaaccTTATTTCTTTGTTCATTCATAGCCAAAACCTTACAATAGTTCTTTCAAAGAGGTTTAATATTCTGaatcttttagtttttttaaattaaattgctCTCAAAACTGAAGTTCTAAAACtgccattttctgtttttttgttttttaggttttttccCCATTATAGACATGGGTAGGGGGTTTAAATGGTGTGAAAGTTAGACTGTATATAATAAATTTCAGCCCTGTCGTTGAGCAGAAATGCAAGAAATCCTCGTCACAATTTAGAACAGAAATCGTTTTTTTTATCTAAATTGTTTATCCTTCATGTTCTGTTGTGCAAAAGCCAAAATGTTTGTttcccaaaaaagaaaaaaagtgctttaaacagaaaaaaaatgttaatgctTTGTAAAGGATTTGTGTATAATTTGAAAGCGATAACTCCAAAGTGAAAACAATTGATTATACACATCATTCTCTTGCTGCTATGAAGCTTTTCTCTCTTGTCTTACACAAAGATCTTATTGTAATTCACTTGTGTGCTGCTATATGAATTTTTGTATATGTTCTTTTGCTTTTCTTGTCATATGTGTGTACTGGAGGGAACGTAACAGTTTGGTGCGGGACTGGAAGTACTCGTGTTTGCCGATCTTTTTGATTAGcatgtttttagtctttttcaTTTGTATCTTTTTATATACTATCATATTCTTGCTGCTTCTTTGTTAATGTTTGTGTACCTCAGGTTAATTGGACGGATAGAGCGAGAGCCCATCTCGCATTACCTCATCACACTTCACATCACACATGTCGTTTTCACTCTGAATTTTGTTGGACgggtttcacttttttttttctttttttttctcctggatGAGATGGAGGACGGtgtttcccttcctctcttttaaaTCGGGAAAAGTTATCCACCAGAATCCACTGAGCTGTTTCAAGTGACTGTACTTTAAAAATAGGTTATTTCATTAATGTGGTGCTAAGTCATTAAACAGCCTTTGATGTATGTTATACATGTattggaaagacaaaaaaaaaaaagtttggtttTTCTTACATTCTTTGGAGTTTTTTTGGCATGTCGAGATCAGTTCATCGGAATTAAGtggattttttgttttattttgttttttgtttttttgaggtACACATTTAGGTGAAGTGTAAACCACCAGAATGTTTAACAGAGTGTGGTTGTTATCCAAAAACCTCTCTCCCACTATCCCCCATGTGCAACCACACAGTGTACCTCAACAATATCTCCTCAATAAATTGGCTAAAAATCATCATGTGActctttcatctgttcttcctgtGTGTCTCAGTTTGTTTGTGCCTCTCAAttgccaccagggggcgattaAGCCACCAAAAAAGTGAGACTAGAAGAAAAAgtgctttttatatatttataaacttTCATTATTTGCAactaatatacagtacaggTACACAACTgtcacataaaagaaaaaagactatTTTTTGTTTCTACATGTTCAATTAAGGTGCTATACTTCTTCAGCTCATAATCCAATCAGTTAAAACAAGATATTTATGTGAAATTTACCAAACATTATCAGAAGCTGAATTTCCATATTTTCATAttccacaaaacacaaaatacaacacaagatCAAATACAGTTTTTCCACGTCTTTCCAAAATAAGTTTTAATTGggacagtgaaaaaaaatgaaatgccaTCTCTCTGTCAAAATGATAAATCAACATGCATAGTTGATATTTAGTTTAAATCTTTCAAAGACTTATTTCACTGGGTAAATTCAATGTAGAATTTTGAAcattgaaattgtttttttatttccatatttattCCTCCTTGTTCTTTCAGtcagatgtttgagcttcactgagttattatattaattgGAGTATTTTACATACATCTAGTATTTTTGGTCTGACGCAGCTCTGCAGTGCGATGTGTGACGTCATGACGCAAATGGCTACGTCACAGAGTTGCAGATGAACCAACCAGGAAGTACGACGAGAGCAGCAGCTGAaaatgtttacatttagtttgacGCTCATACGACAGTAAGTGATTATTTACAGGCTCGTATTGGTTTCATAAGTACAGAAGACTTTAACATGAGTGAATTGGTAATGTTAATATTGTTGTCCAGACGCAGTACGACCTTTCAGTTGGCGCCAATGAAGCATGGCGGCTCAATGTGCAGCTTTTAGACATGACTGAAGTAACTTAGCAAGCGTGCCATAGTCGTGTTTTAGTTTTAACaggtggctgtgtgtgtgtttatttttaaaatgacattaatgtTTATTCACAACCACATTTCTATGTGTTTACACAGTGGAGAAACACAGTACAACAGAGACAAGCTGCTGCAAGGTGAGTTCATTCATATCTGTTTATCCGCACTGTCATTTAATGCAGTGGCTTTCTAACTCCCCCCCCTAAACTGAAACAACCACACACCCCCGGTTGATAAGATTTTGTCACAGGGTCCCCCATTTGATAGGACTTTTTGCTTTAAGATGCTTTATtacagaaaatgtgtgaaatatgaCCATAGTCATACATTACGTCATCGTGTCATTCATTTTTTGCCTGCATCCCCCTGAGAACCATTAATTTAAAGCATGAGTGGATATGACTAATACTACAACATGTGTTTTAAGATGAAACCATGAATCTAATATGCTCATGCTGGCTCTTAAGTGTTTGTTCTTTAATCTGCAGACATCCCATAAATGTAGACAGTTAAATCATCAAAgactgtactttgtgttttagGTCAAGGTGTGGACACTCTCCTGTCAGAGACGGGTATACAGCAGGGCGAGGCCGCAGGACGATACCTCACAGACATCACATTCCACAATGTGTTCGTCAGCAACCTACAGCGGGCTGTGCAGGTAATTCAGACTATATTTAGTTTGGGCTGAGAAAAATTACcttattttattaaatggtTATTTGTTaatttccctccctcccctaaAATAGATAAAAGTCAACAGTAAAATACATATGAAACTGCACAAGACTCAACAATACATGTGCATAGATTACAACACCTAACTCAACAACAAAGTATGTACAAACATCACAAACTCATAAACATACCATAGAAGTATCTTAAAACAACAAGCACCAGATCACTCATGATTACATGCCTGATCCCCCTTTTAAAAGCTGTttgagtttaagtttaaaatGTTCCCAGTCAGGATCTATTTTGAGTTCTGTGGGTAAAGAGTTCCACATGTCGATCCTCCGAACAGAGAAAACCGTCTGTCCAAGTGATGATTTACAAAAGGGCGGATTACAGTTCCCAGTAGATGCACCTTGTGTTATAGAACCTGAAATCCTAAGAGGAACCACCTGCTCACTGAGCACCTGAGCAATCTGGCTACTTCAGCATTTATAGATTAGTTTAAGGTTAGAAAATCTAATAGAATAACAGAAACTTAAGATACTGAGGTTATCAGTAGCTCTCAAATTGTTCAGACAAGTTGACAGCCTGTTGGTTTATTGACCCTTACACCATCAGCCCATGCACAGTTTCTATTGTATCATTTTCAAGCTCAAAGTCATACTAAAAGTTGTTATTGCCAACATATCCCATGAAAATATCAAAACCAAGCCAAGCCATAGACCTCCACTATGGGtgataaacacaaaaataagcTGTTTCTTGATTTTTATGAACATGAccactgcagtttatttttgaGTCACTcctatgtacatgtatgtgtccTGCTGCTGTGTAGACTCACCAGAGCACTAAATATGTATCACGCCACAGCTGGTAGTCCCCCTACAAATACACTATTTACTCCTGATTGAGTAACCTTCACCAAAAACTAGAGCACAGCActtttatgaaaataaatgagccTTGAAACTACATATTTGTGACACATTGATATACAGCTTCCTTTGGAAAAAGTGGTCTTGAAGCTGGCTCCCATAGGTAGGGTGGGGAAGTCGTAAAGTATTTAAATGGACTAATGCATTGTTTGATTTGGTCTTTTCATGACTTgtgtccctagtttttagatttcttacagtatgttgacttttgtgtgtgtgtgtgtgtgtgtgtgtgtgtgtgtgtgtgtgtgtgtgtgtgtgtgtgtgtgtgtgtgtgtgtgtgtgtgtgtgtgtgtgttctcacttCAGTTTAAGGATTTCATGTTTGGCTGCACAAAACTGTAAAACCACCTAAAATTTGCGCAGATGGAAGGTTGCTGTTTCGTCTCAGTTGTCACAGCGTCAGATTTACATACGGGAGATATGGGAAATGTTACAGATGGGTTGTAGACGGATTTCATGGGTCATCAGTAGAGTTACACTCATACAGTTTGTTGGAATTTCCCAGGACCACGACTCTTGTGCAACACGCTTGAAtcaatgaatattttatttaagacCTGGCAAATGTCATGGAGCCAAATGTCACACAGTTCTTCCCATAGTTACAGTGAGTAGTGTTGCAAGACTCTGCCTATGATTAGCCTCAATACCTCTTTGTAAACGTGTACAAGTTAAACAGTACATCATTTGTTGTAtcatttataaatgattaattacaacaacttgtgttaatatttaataatcacCAGCACAAAGACGCGAAAGAAGCTCTGTGATTGGACAAGGGCTGCAagcaatgattattttcattattgatttatagttttgtctataaaatgtcagaaaatagcaAAAAATGCTTATTATGATGTCTTTGAATGTCATATTTTGTCTGATAAGCAATCAAAAAtccaaatattcagtttactaacATGTATAACACCAAGAACCTTCAAATtctcatatttaagaagctttGAGACCtcaaatatttgtaaaatgttcttaataatgattaaaactatcaaaatagttgccaattaacTTTCTATCGATCAACTAATGGATTAATTAAGTAATAGTTGCAACTCTAGATCCTTTTTACTAAAAAACCTTTTAACTAAAAAACTCATTTTGAAGGTTCTCATCAGCCCATAGGGTCACATTTGGGGTTTCAGACCCTCTTCATCTTTCCATAAACATGTGTTCTTACATCCTGTCTCAGAGGTCTTTGAATCACTGATGCTGACGATGAAATAGCTTATATGTTGTTTTGGCACTTATTAATGTATTGAGTCAGTCATTTccacatgatgtttccttttgTCAGACAGCTGAAATAATTCTGAGGAAGAATACTCATTCTTCAAGCATGGAGATGGTTTTGGAACCATTACTCAGAGAGAGGGTAAGATCTGATGGCTTTAATCTACTTTAAATATCAAAAATTTTACACGTGGTACAAGAGTTTCCTTACCGAGCTCTGAATTGTTATATCGGCGTCTCTTCAGGGTTTCGGCATTGCTGAAGGTCGTCCCAAAGAGGATCTGAAGAACATGGCGAACGCTGCTGGTCAGTCGTGCCGTGACTTCACCCCTCCAGGAGGCGAGACTTTAGACCAGGTGAGTCAGACACATTCAGGATTCATCATCTGGACACTGATTTAGTTTCCATACTGTTGAACTGAAGGTCAAGAGAGTGTTGCTTGTACAACAGCGCCATGCAGTGTTCATTGTGggtcatttcatttaaaaaaaaaaacttacaagTCAAGGAAGTAGACTTTGATTGTGTATATTTCTTACAACCTGAAGCTAATTCATGCATGTTAATAGATCTGGGTAAAGTTGCATGATTAGCAGTATTTTACTACTACTGCTTAAACACATGGATTAGTTTTCCCTTCAGAGAATAGTCTCTATACTCAGTCATTTCAGTGTCCTATGGAATAATAAGAAACCGTCCATACAGACTATACTCTTTCTTTGGTAATTGAACAATGTTTTATAGAGTTAACAACAAAGGAGAGTTTAATcttttaatcctttaaaaaaaaattaaaattgttATTTTTGCCCACAACAGGCAGCTCTAAAAACCCGCTCTAcgctacctgctcagcaccaaatggcAAATAGACACAGTCAGCTGTAGAcgagctggtgaacatagtggaacatttagcagctatggagaaagcaaaaacagaacGAAAGAGAACtctgaatgataatgttgctctctATACCGgctggatgtataaataaacaACTATTTGCTAACGAATTTACCATATTGATTTAAAAGGTCATGATAGTTCAGTGTtgtctgctgcccccaagtggtaAAAAATCAGGTATTGCAGGTTTAACACATAGAAAACCAAATTCTTACATTAAAGAAGCTTCAACTAGCAATTTTAGAGCATGTTGCTTGAAGAATGACTTAAAACAGTTAATTAATTACCAGATAGTTGCAGATTCATTTCTGATAGATGATTTTAGCTCTTATTTCTCATGAgcagaaaacatgaagaaaaaccTTCTGCAGATGATACATTGTTCAGTTTTGCCTCTCTGGCTCTCGCTCCACTCACACCTGCTGGTGTTCAGGAGTCTTTTCAGTTTGATCGTTCACCTCTAAGTTCTGGTTCATGTCATCTTGCTTCCAGGTTAAGCTGCGTTTTAAAAAATTCCTCAAAGTCCTTTTCGAGCGACTGTTGGACGAGCACAGCTGGTCAGCACCGGATGGCTCTGCGGGTGCGACCGCAGCGAACATGACAGCCTCTGCTGCCTCGGATGTCGCTCCCGGCGGTTCAGCTGACGACGGCCTTCAGGGTGTGTCGGTCCACGCTCTGGTGGTGAGCCACGGTGCCTACATCCGTGTGGCCATCAGGCACCTTGTAGAGGATTTAAAGTGCTCTCTGCCTCCAGGGGTGAAGGTGTCCCACCTGTTCTCACCGTGTCCAAACACGGGCATCAGCCGCTTCATTCTCACCTTGAGCCAGTCCGAGCCCGGCCCGGTGCTCTCTGCTGCTCGCTGTGTTTTTACCAACAGAAAGGACCACCTGGACGACTTCACAGCTGCTGAATAGTTTAACAGAAGAGTAAAAAGGTTTCTGTATGCAAACTGCGTGCGTGCACATATACACAGTATGAAAAACAGAACTATTATGAACACTAAAGGGAGTCAAAGCTACCACAGAGCTTCACTGTGAGTAACTGCATCAACAATGCACATCAAACAACGTACAGGGTAAAATAATCTTTTCTCAGTAATCTGTAGTGTTTTGCTGTGAACTAGTAATCATCATAATAACCTCTGAGTGTGCAGTACTGTATTATCAAAGCATTTAAAATCGTCCTCTCTACTGTAGGCCAGTAAGGACTCACTTCATACCACATTTTTAATCATGTTCGTTTTATCACTTCTCTTATCATGTTATACCAAAGTCAAactatttaatgtgttattgAACACGGCCAGTGAAAGTGGCATTTCAGTTGATGTGTCTCCCTTGTGTTGTGATTGTGGTGCTGCTCGTTTTACTAGTGCAATATAATAtaacacttttgtttttgttgagttTGTGTTGAACAAAAAAGGGTTAATGTAACAAAGTAAAATGAGATCTATTTATATGAGTACTACAAAGATTAAATCTTAAAACTGAAGACTCACTGAGCACTGAAgtactttttactgtactgataCATCATGTGTAGAGAAAGAGTGAAGAGTGGAAGAAAATGTGTTCATATCACTTTTATTCTAG comes from the Scomber japonicus isolate fScoJap1 chromosome 23, fScoJap1.pri, whole genome shotgun sequence genome and includes:
- the tigarb gene encoding fructose-2,6-bisphosphatase TIGAR B encodes the protein MFTFSLTLIRHGETQYNRDKLLQGQGVDTLLSETGIQQGEAAGRYLTDITFHNVFVSNLQRAVQTAEIILRKNTHSSSMEMVLEPLLRERGFGIAEGRPKEDLKNMANAAGQSCRDFTPPGGETLDQVKLRFKKFLKVLFERLLDEHSWSAPDGSAGATAANMTASAASDVAPGGSADDGLQGVSVHALVVSHGAYIRVAIRHLVEDLKCSLPPGVKVSHLFSPCPNTGISRFILTLSQSEPGPVLSAARCVFTNRKDHLDDFTAAE